In the genome of Cronobacter malonaticus LMG 23826, one region contains:
- the murQ gene encoding N-acetylmuramic acid 6-phosphate etherase — protein sequence MNLGSLVSETRNPDTLDLDALPTLEMLRRFNEEDKRVAHAVSETLPDVAKAVDAAAAALTRGGRLIYMGAGTSGRLGVLDASECPPTFGVPHGVVVGLIAGGPGALLKAVEGAEDNAQLGKDDLKGIGLTARDMVVGLAASGRTPYVIGGLKYARALGCATAAISCNPGSPIAEAAEIAISPVVGPEALTGSTRLKSGTAQKLVLNMISTGAMVKCGKVYQNLMVDMKATNVKLVDRACRMVMEATGVTREEAEAVLTQTDYEVKPAILMVLTGLDAQAAHARLAAHNGFLRAALQP from the coding sequence ATGAATCTTGGCTCGCTGGTCTCAGAAACCCGCAATCCCGATACGCTGGATCTCGACGCGCTCCCGACGCTTGAGATGCTGAGGCGTTTTAACGAAGAAGACAAGCGTGTGGCGCACGCCGTCAGTGAAACATTGCCGGATGTGGCGAAGGCGGTGGACGCGGCGGCGGCGGCGCTCACTCGCGGCGGGCGGCTCATCTATATGGGGGCAGGCACCAGCGGACGTCTTGGCGTGCTGGACGCCTCGGAATGCCCGCCAACGTTCGGCGTGCCGCATGGTGTGGTGGTCGGACTTATCGCAGGCGGCCCCGGCGCGCTGCTGAAAGCCGTCGAAGGCGCGGAAGATAACGCGCAGCTTGGGAAAGACGATCTCAAAGGCATCGGGCTTACCGCGCGCGATATGGTGGTGGGGCTGGCGGCATCGGGGCGCACGCCGTATGTCATCGGCGGCCTGAAGTACGCCCGCGCGCTGGGCTGTGCGACGGCGGCCATCTCCTGTAACCCCGGCTCGCCGATAGCCGAAGCGGCGGAAATCGCCATTTCGCCGGTGGTCGGCCCGGAGGCGCTCACTGGCTCCACCCGCCTGAAATCCGGTACGGCGCAGAAACTGGTGCTTAACATGATCTCCACCGGCGCGATGGTGAAGTGCGGCAAGGTCTACCAGAACCTGATGGTGGATATGAAAGCGACCAACGTCAAACTGGTGGATCGCGCCTGCCGGATGGTGATGGAAGCGACCGGCGTGACGCGTGAAGAGGCCGAAGCGGTGCTCACACAGACCGATTATGAAGTGAAACCCGCCATTTTAATGGTGCTGACCGGGCTGGACGCGCAGGCGGCCCATGCGCGTCTCGCGGCGCATAACGGCTTTTTAAGAGCGGCGTTGCAGCCGTAA
- a CDS encoding PTS transporter subunit EIIC encodes MEKSATLATHILNGVGGEGNILRLENCMTRVRLELRDESLMDLPALKALPGISGYVKQGEQHQLIAGPGRAAQIVDAMRAQMQGATSTEPAIDDAARTKAQAKARYKAPMSDALRQLANVFIPLIPAFIASGLITGIINILKRPDIVGGFATSYPNLLGLLGIFGSAVFAIMNILVGVNAARVFGGSVAMGGVMAGILSSPQLAQITLFGEPLQPGRGGVIAVLLVVMLMCWLEKKLRNLLPVSVELILNPLLTTLITGAVAIVALQPLGGWISETIAHGASLAIDKGGLLVGAVLAGTFLPLVLTGLHQGLVPIHVELVQAHGYNALFPILAMAGVGQIGASLAVLLKTRNARLKKVIKGALPVGLLGIGEPLIFGVTLPLGKPFIGACLGGAAGGAIISYFKVATVITFGISGLPLALTIVTGKVMLYLLGYLVAVIAGFLFTWFLGFNDPEE; translated from the coding sequence ATGGAAAAATCAGCGACGCTCGCCACGCACATCCTCAACGGCGTGGGCGGCGAGGGCAATATTTTACGGCTGGAAAACTGCATGACGCGCGTACGCCTGGAGCTGCGCGACGAGAGCCTGATGGATCTCCCGGCGCTAAAGGCGCTGCCCGGCATCAGCGGCTATGTGAAACAGGGCGAACAGCATCAGCTGATTGCCGGCCCCGGACGCGCCGCGCAAATCGTCGATGCGATGCGCGCGCAGATGCAGGGCGCGACGTCCACCGAACCGGCGATTGATGACGCTGCACGCACGAAAGCCCAGGCGAAAGCGCGCTATAAAGCGCCGATGAGCGACGCGCTGCGCCAGCTTGCGAACGTGTTTATTCCGCTGATCCCGGCATTTATTGCCTCGGGGCTGATTACCGGGATTATCAATATCCTCAAACGCCCGGATATCGTCGGCGGCTTCGCCACCAGCTATCCGAACCTGCTGGGGTTGCTTGGCATTTTCGGCAGCGCCGTGTTCGCCATCATGAATATCCTGGTCGGCGTTAATGCCGCGCGGGTATTCGGCGGCTCGGTGGCGATGGGCGGCGTCATGGCGGGCATTCTCTCCAGCCCGCAGCTGGCGCAGATTACGCTCTTCGGCGAGCCGTTACAGCCGGGGCGCGGCGGTGTTATCGCCGTGCTGCTGGTGGTGATGCTGATGTGCTGGCTTGAGAAAAAACTGCGTAATCTGCTGCCGGTGTCGGTCGAACTCATCCTCAATCCGCTGCTGACGACGCTCATTACCGGCGCGGTCGCCATTGTGGCGCTGCAACCGCTCGGCGGCTGGATTTCGGAAACTATCGCGCATGGCGCGTCGCTCGCTATCGATAAAGGCGGGCTGCTGGTGGGCGCGGTGCTGGCGGGCACGTTTTTACCGCTGGTGCTCACTGGCCTGCATCAGGGGCTGGTGCCCATTCACGTCGAGCTGGTCCAGGCGCATGGCTATAACGCGCTGTTCCCGATCCTGGCGATGGCGGGCGTCGGGCAGATTGGCGCGTCGCTGGCGGTGCTGCTGAAAACCCGCAACGCCCGGCTGAAAAAGGTGATCAAAGGGGCGCTGCCGGTCGGTTTGCTCGGCATCGGTGAGCCGCTGATTTTCGGCGTGACGCTGCCGCTCGGCAAGCCGTTTATCGGCGCGTGCCTTGGCGGGGCGGCAGGTGGCGCGATTATCAGCTACTTTAAAGTGGCGACGGTTATCACTTTCGGCATCTCCGGGCTACCGCTGGCGCTTACCATCGTGACCGGAAAAGTGATGCTCTATCTGTTAGGCTATCTGGTAGCGGTGATCGCCGGTTTTCTGTTTACGTGGTTCCTGGGCTTTAACGATCCAGAGGAGTAA
- the yfhb gene encoding phosphatidylglycerophosphatase C — protein MANNERRVVFFDLDGTLHQQDMFGTFMRYLLRRQPLNLLLVIPLLPVILGGLLIKGRAARWPMSLLLWGCTFGHSEARLKTLEKSFAGWFRTHVVTFPVVHERLTGYLTSTDADVWLITGSPQTLVEQVYYDTPWLPRVNVIASQMERRFGGWVLTLRCLGHEKVAQLERQIGTPLRLYSGYSDSKQDNPLLYFCQHRWRVTPQGQLQQLE, from the coding sequence TTGGCCAATAACGAGCGTCGGGTAGTGTTTTTCGATCTGGATGGCACATTGCATCAACAGGATATGTTCGGTACCTTTATGCGCTATCTGCTGCGGCGTCAGCCGCTCAACCTGCTGCTGGTTATTCCTCTGCTGCCCGTCATCCTGGGCGGGCTGTTAATCAAGGGGCGCGCCGCCCGCTGGCCGATGAGCCTGCTGCTGTGGGGCTGTACCTTCGGGCACAGCGAGGCGCGTCTGAAAACGCTGGAAAAATCCTTCGCCGGGTGGTTTCGCACCCATGTCGTCACCTTTCCGGTGGTGCATGAGCGCCTGACGGGCTACCTCACCAGCACCGACGCCGACGTCTGGCTCATCACCGGCTCCCCGCAGACGCTGGTGGAGCAGGTCTATTACGATACCCCGTGGCTGCCGCGCGTGAATGTTATCGCCAGTCAAATGGAGCGGCGCTTCGGCGGCTGGGTATTGACGCTGCGCTGCCTCGGCCATGAAAAAGTGGCGCAGCTGGAGCGCCAGATTGGCACGCCGCTGCGTCTCTACAGCGGCTACAGCGACAGCAAGCAAGACAACCCGCTGCTTTACTTCTGCCAGCACCGCTGGCGCGTCACCCCGCAGGGGCAGCTCCAGCAGCTCGAATAA
- the mltF gene encoding membrane-bound lytic murein transglycosylase MltF, with translation MKKLKLNYLLIGVVTLLLAVALWPAIPWSGKADNRIAAIQARGVLRVSTIATPLTMYRAGDTMSGLDYELSQAFADYLGVKLKITVRQNISQLFDDLDNNNADLLAAGLVYNEARSQHYQAGPIYYSVSQQMVYRVGSLRPRSLASIKEGQLTIAPGHVAQSELEQLQKSKYPDLRWRVDPKLSSNELMLQVAQGTLDYTIADSVAIGLLQRVHPQLAVALDLSDEQPVTWFSRRSSDNSLSAALLDFYNQINEDGTLARLEEKYLGHGNDFDYVDTRSFLRAVDSVLPELQPLFEKYATDIDWRLLAAISYQESHWDSQATSPTGVRGLMMLTRNTAQSLGLTDRLDAEQSISGGARYLKDMMSKVPESVPEEERIWFALAAYNMGYAHMLDARALTAKQKGNPDSWSDVKQRLPLLSQRPYYSKLTYGYARGHEAYAYVENIRKYQISLVGYLLEKEKQAAAAAQPKLVQSYPTNITPQGLFPSPFSSLPLGPFSQAGAGGKTHSALPNTLSPVSPR, from the coding sequence TTGAAAAAATTAAAGCTTAATTATCTGCTCATCGGCGTCGTTACCCTGCTGCTGGCAGTGGCCTTATGGCCGGCCATTCCCTGGTCCGGCAAAGCCGATAACCGTATCGCCGCGATTCAGGCGCGGGGGGTTTTGCGCGTCAGTACTATTGCCACGCCGCTGACCATGTACCGCGCCGGTGACACCATGTCCGGGCTTGATTACGAGCTAAGCCAGGCCTTCGCCGACTATCTGGGCGTGAAGCTTAAAATCACCGTGCGCCAGAACATCAGCCAGCTTTTTGACGATCTCGACAATAACAACGCCGATCTGCTCGCCGCGGGGCTGGTGTATAACGAAGCGCGCAGCCAGCACTATCAGGCTGGCCCTATCTATTATTCCGTCTCGCAGCAGATGGTTTACCGCGTCGGCAGCCTGCGTCCGCGAAGCCTCGCCAGTATCAAAGAGGGGCAACTGACGATTGCGCCTGGCCACGTGGCGCAAAGCGAGCTGGAACAACTTCAGAAGAGCAAATACCCGGATTTACGCTGGCGCGTCGACCCGAAGCTCAGCAGCAACGAGCTGATGTTGCAGGTGGCGCAGGGCACGCTGGATTACACCATCGCCGATTCGGTGGCGATTGGTCTGCTCCAGCGCGTCCATCCGCAGCTTGCGGTCGCGCTCGACCTTAGCGATGAACAGCCGGTGACGTGGTTCAGCCGCCGCAGCAGCGATAACTCGCTCTCCGCCGCGCTGCTCGATTTCTATAATCAGATCAACGAAGACGGCACGCTGGCACGCCTGGAAGAGAAGTATCTGGGCCACGGCAACGATTTCGATTACGTGGACACCCGCAGCTTCCTGCGCGCCGTGGACAGCGTGCTGCCGGAACTACAGCCGCTCTTTGAGAAATACGCGACCGATATCGACTGGCGGCTTCTGGCGGCCATCTCGTATCAGGAATCCCACTGGGACAGCCAGGCCACCTCACCTACCGGCGTGCGCGGTCTGATGATGCTGACGCGCAATACGGCGCAAAGCCTGGGGCTGACCGATCGCCTCGATGCCGAACAGAGCATCAGCGGCGGCGCGCGCTATCTGAAAGATATGATGAGCAAAGTGCCGGAAAGCGTACCGGAAGAGGAGCGGATCTGGTTTGCGCTGGCGGCGTATAACATGGGCTACGCGCATATGCTGGACGCCCGCGCGCTGACGGCAAAACAGAAAGGCAACCCGGATAGCTGGTCGGACGTAAAACAGCGGCTGCCGCTGTTAAGCCAGCGGCCCTATTACAGCAAGCTCACCTATGGCTACGCACGCGGGCACGAGGCTTACGCCTATGTGGAGAATATCCGCAAGTATCAGATAAGCCTGGTCGGTTATCTGCTGGAGAAGGAGAAACAGGCCGCTGCGGCAGCGCAGCCTAAGCTTGTACAGAGTTACCCGACGAACATTACGCCGCAGGGTCTGTTCCCGTCGCCCTTTTCGTCGCTTCCTTTAGGGCCTTTTTCTCAAGCCGGCGCTGGCGGAAAAACGCACTCAGCATTGCCGAACACTCTGTCGCCAGTATCCCCTCGATAA
- the purL gene encoding phosphoribosylformylglycinamidine synthase codes for MMEILRGSPALSAFRINKLLARFKDAHLPVKTLYAEYVHFADLAAPLNAEEHARLERLLQYGPSLTGHAPSGRLLLVTPRPGTISPWSSKATDIAHNCGLAQVKRLERGVAYYLDVDPTAGDDACRQIAAELHDRMMESVFGALEDAAQLFAHHDPAPVQSVDLLGQGRQALADANVRLGLALAEDEIDYLHDAFTRLGRNPNDIELYMFAQANSEHCRHKIFNADWVIDGEKQPKSLFKMIKNTFEKTPNFVLSAYKDNAAVMEGSSVGRFYADHDAGRYAFHQEPAHILMKVETHNHPTAISPWPGAATGSGGEIRDEGATGRGAKPKAGLVGFSVSNLRIPGFEQPWEEDFGKPDRIVTALDIMTEGPLGGAAFNNEFGRPALNGYFRTYEEKVPSHNGEELRGYHKPIMLAGGIGNIRADHVQKGEIPPGAKLIVLGGPAMNIGLGGGAASSMASGQSDADLDFASVQRDNPEMERRCQEVIDRCWQLGEANPILFIHDVGAGGLSNAMPELVSDGGRGGRFELRDILSDEPGMSPLEVWCNESQERYVLAVAPEQLALFDELCRRERAPYAVIGEATEAQHLTLNDSHFDNQPVDMPLDVLLGKTPKMTRDVTRLQAEGQPFDRTGITLADAVKRVLHLPTVAEKTFLVTIGDRTVTGMVARDQMVGPWQVPVANCAVTTASLDSYYGEAMAMGERAPVALLDFAASARLAVGEALTNIAATQIGDIKRLKLSANWMAAAGHPGEDAGLYAAVKAVGEELCPQLGLTIPVGKDSMSMKTRWQQDGEQREMTSPLSLVISAFARVEDVRRTVTPELTTEDNALLLIDLGNGQNALGATALAQVYRQLGDKPADVRDAGQLKCFYDAIQALVAQRKLLAYHDRSDGGLLVTLAEMAFAGHCGIDADIAALGDDALAALFNEELGAVIQIAAAEREQVERVLKDHGLGECTHYLGKAVAGDRFTLTAGDNVVYSESRTQLRMWWAETTWQMQRLRDNPACADQEHQAKANDSDPGLNVKLTFDIKEDIAAPFIATGARPKVAVLREQGVNSHVEMAAAFHRAGFDAIDVHMSDLLTGRRGLGDFHTLVACGGFSYGDVLGAGEGWAKSILFNDRVRDEFTEFFHRPQTLALGVCNGCQMMSNLRELIPGSELWPRFVRNQSDRFEARFSLVEVTASPSLLLDGMTGSHMPIAVSHGEGRVEVRDDAHLAALESKGLVALRYIDNFGAVTETYPANPNGSPNGITAVTSESGRVTIMMPHPERVFRTVANSWHPANWGEDSPWMRIFRNARKQLG; via the coding sequence ATGATGGAAATTCTGCGTGGTTCGCCCGCTCTGTCGGCATTTCGTATTAACAAACTGCTGGCTCGTTTCAAAGACGCTCACCTCCCGGTGAAAACCCTTTATGCCGAGTATGTTCATTTTGCTGACCTCGCCGCACCGCTGAATGCCGAAGAGCACGCGCGCCTTGAGCGCCTGCTGCAATATGGGCCGAGCCTTACTGGCCACGCGCCGTCGGGCCGCCTGCTGCTGGTGACGCCGCGCCCTGGCACCATCTCTCCCTGGTCCTCCAAAGCGACAGATATCGCCCATAACTGCGGGCTCGCCCAGGTGAAACGCCTGGAGCGTGGCGTGGCGTATTACCTTGACGTTGATCCGACCGCGGGCGACGACGCCTGCCGCCAGATTGCGGCAGAGCTGCATGACCGCATGATGGAGAGCGTGTTCGGCGCGCTGGAAGACGCCGCACAGCTTTTTGCGCACCACGACCCCGCGCCGGTACAGAGCGTGGATCTGCTGGGGCAGGGCCGTCAGGCGCTGGCGGACGCCAACGTGCGTCTGGGGCTGGCGCTGGCAGAAGATGAAATCGACTACCTGCATGACGCGTTTACCCGCCTGGGGCGCAACCCGAACGACATCGAACTCTACATGTTCGCGCAGGCCAACTCTGAGCACTGCCGCCACAAAATTTTTAACGCCGACTGGGTTATCGACGGCGAAAAACAGCCGAAGTCGCTGTTTAAAATGATTAAAAACACCTTCGAGAAGACCCCGAATTTCGTGCTCTCCGCGTATAAAGACAACGCAGCGGTTATGGAAGGCTCTTCCGTAGGCCGTTTCTACGCCGACCACGACGCGGGCCGCTACGCGTTCCATCAGGAACCGGCTCACATCCTGATGAAAGTGGAAACACACAACCACCCGACCGCCATTTCACCGTGGCCGGGTGCCGCGACAGGCTCCGGCGGCGAAATTCGTGACGAAGGCGCGACGGGCCGCGGCGCGAAGCCGAAAGCGGGCCTGGTGGGCTTTTCTGTTTCGAACCTGCGCATTCCGGGCTTTGAGCAGCCGTGGGAAGAAGATTTCGGCAAACCGGATCGTATCGTTACCGCGCTTGACATCATGACTGAAGGCCCGCTCGGCGGCGCGGCGTTCAACAACGAATTTGGTCGTCCGGCGCTGAACGGCTATTTCCGTACCTATGAAGAGAAAGTGCCCAGCCACAACGGCGAAGAGCTGCGCGGCTACCATAAGCCGATCATGCTGGCAGGCGGCATCGGCAACATTCGCGCTGACCATGTGCAGAAGGGCGAAATTCCGCCAGGCGCGAAGCTGATTGTGCTCGGCGGCCCGGCGATGAATATCGGTCTTGGCGGCGGCGCGGCGTCCTCGATGGCGTCCGGCCAGTCTGACGCCGATCTCGATTTCGCCTCGGTACAGCGCGACAACCCGGAAATGGAGCGCCGCTGCCAGGAAGTGATCGACCGCTGCTGGCAGCTTGGCGAGGCCAACCCGATCCTCTTTATTCATGACGTTGGCGCGGGCGGCCTTTCCAACGCCATGCCGGAGCTAGTGAGCGACGGCGGACGCGGCGGGCGTTTTGAACTGCGCGACATTTTAAGTGACGAGCCGGGCATGAGCCCGCTGGAAGTCTGGTGTAACGAATCCCAGGAGCGTTACGTGCTGGCCGTGGCGCCTGAACAGCTGGCGCTGTTTGACGAACTGTGCCGCCGCGAGCGCGCGCCGTACGCCGTCATTGGCGAGGCGACTGAAGCGCAGCACCTGACGCTTAACGACAGCCACTTCGACAACCAGCCGGTGGATATGCCGCTTGACGTTCTGCTCGGCAAAACCCCGAAAATGACCCGCGACGTCACGCGTTTACAGGCCGAAGGCCAGCCGTTTGACCGTACAGGCATCACGCTTGCCGACGCGGTGAAGCGCGTGCTGCATCTGCCGACAGTCGCGGAGAAAACCTTCCTGGTGACCATCGGCGATCGCACCGTGACCGGCATGGTGGCGCGCGATCAGATGGTCGGCCCGTGGCAGGTGCCGGTGGCGAACTGCGCGGTCACGACCGCAAGTCTCGACAGCTACTACGGCGAAGCGATGGCGATGGGCGAGCGCGCGCCGGTGGCGCTGCTGGACTTCGCGGCCTCCGCCCGTCTGGCGGTGGGTGAAGCGCTCACTAACATCGCGGCGACCCAAATCGGCGATATCAAACGCCTGAAACTTTCCGCCAACTGGATGGCTGCGGCGGGGCACCCTGGCGAAGACGCCGGTCTCTATGCTGCCGTCAAAGCGGTGGGCGAGGAACTCTGCCCGCAGCTCGGCCTGACCATTCCGGTCGGTAAAGATTCGATGTCGATGAAAACCCGCTGGCAGCAGGATGGCGAACAGCGCGAGATGACCTCGCCGCTGTCGCTGGTGATCTCCGCCTTCGCCCGCGTGGAAGATGTGCGCCGCACCGTGACGCCGGAACTCACTACCGAAGATAACGCGCTGCTGTTAATCGATCTCGGCAACGGCCAGAACGCGCTGGGCGCGACGGCGCTGGCGCAGGTTTATCGTCAGCTTGGCGACAAGCCTGCCGACGTGCGCGACGCCGGGCAACTGAAATGCTTCTACGACGCTATCCAGGCGCTGGTGGCGCAGCGTAAACTGCTGGCCTACCACGACCGCTCCGACGGCGGCCTGCTGGTGACGCTCGCGGAGATGGCGTTTGCCGGTCACTGCGGTATTGACGCTGATATCGCCGCCCTCGGCGACGACGCCCTGGCGGCGCTGTTTAATGAAGAGCTGGGCGCGGTGATTCAGATTGCCGCCGCCGAGCGCGAGCAGGTAGAGCGGGTGCTGAAAGATCACGGTCTTGGCGAATGCACGCACTATCTCGGCAAGGCGGTCGCGGGCGATCGCTTCACGCTGACGGCGGGCGACAACGTGGTGTACAGCGAAAGCCGCACCCAGCTTCGCATGTGGTGGGCGGAAACCACCTGGCAGATGCAGCGCCTGCGCGACAACCCGGCGTGTGCCGATCAGGAACACCAGGCGAAAGCCAACGACAGCGATCCGGGCCTCAATGTGAAGCTGACGTTCGATATCAAAGAAGATATCGCCGCGCCGTTTATCGCCACCGGCGCGCGCCCGAAAGTCGCGGTACTGCGCGAGCAGGGCGTGAACTCCCATGTGGAGATGGCGGCCGCGTTCCACCGCGCGGGCTTTGACGCTATCGACGTGCATATGAGCGATCTGCTCACCGGTCGTCGTGGCCTCGGCGATTTCCACACGCTCGTCGCCTGCGGCGGCTTCTCTTACGGCGACGTGCTGGGCGCGGGCGAGGGCTGGGCGAAGTCCATTCTCTTCAACGACCGCGTGCGTGACGAGTTCACCGAGTTCTTCCACCGTCCGCAGACGCTGGCGCTCGGCGTCTGTAATGGCTGCCAGATGATGTCCAACCTGCGCGAGCTGATCCCGGGCAGCGAACTGTGGCCGCGCTTTGTGCGTAACCAGTCCGATCGCTTTGAAGCGCGCTTCAGCCTGGTGGAAGTGACCGCCAGCCCGTCGCTGCTGCTGGACGGCATGACCGGCTCCCATATGCCGATTGCGGTTTCCCACGGCGAAGGCCGCGTGGAAGTTCGCGACGACGCGCATCTGGCGGCGCTTGAAAGCAAAGGCCTGGTGGCGCTGCGCTATATCGATAACTTCGGCGCGGTAACGGAAACCTACCCGGCGAACCCGAACGGTTCACCGAACGGCATTACTGCCGTGACCAGCGAAAGCGGGCGCGTCACTATCATGATGCCGCACCCGGAGCGCGTCTTCCGCACGGTGGCGAACTCCTGGCACCCGGCGAACTGGGGCGAGGACAGCCCGTGGATGCGCATTTTCCGCAATGCGCGTAAGCAGCTCGGTTAA
- a CDS encoding sensor histidine kinase: MKRWPAFPRSLRQLVMMAFLLVMVPLLFLAWQAWQSLNTLSAQAAQSNTLTQMDARRSEAMTNIALEMERSYRQYCVLDDVTLAKVYESQRQRYSRMLEAQASVLPDARLYKALRQSLVDLAQLECHNSGPKPGAAARLEAFADTNTRLVQATRAVIYARGQQLQQEIASRGRLFGWQALALFLASLALVLLFTRMIIGPVKGIERMINRLGEGKSLGTAMMFKGPRELRSVGQRIIWLSERLAWLESQRHQFLRHISHELKTPLASMREGTELLADQVVGPLTAEQREVVEILDTSSRNLQTLIEQLLDYNRKLAGGAVELEKVELAPLVDIVIASHSLPARAKMMHTEVSLADAPCLAEPMLLMSVLDNLYSNAVHYGRESGTIYLRSRRLASTLCIEVANTGTPIPEAERQMIFEPFYQGSHQRKGAVKGSGLGLSIAQDCIRRMHGELRLVEDDTADVCFRIELPLFDPERLKK, translated from the coding sequence GTGAAACGCTGGCCTGCTTTTCCCCGCTCGCTTCGCCAACTGGTGATGATGGCTTTCTTACTGGTGATGGTGCCGCTGCTCTTTCTCGCCTGGCAGGCCTGGCAGAGCCTGAATACGTTAAGCGCCCAGGCCGCGCAGTCCAACACGCTCACCCAGATGGATGCCCGGCGCAGCGAGGCGATGACCAATATCGCGCTCGAAATGGAGCGCAGCTACCGGCAGTACTGCGTGCTGGATGACGTTACGCTGGCGAAAGTTTATGAAAGCCAGCGCCAGCGCTATTCCCGAATGCTGGAGGCGCAGGCGAGCGTGCTGCCTGACGCGAGACTCTATAAAGCCCTGCGCCAGAGCCTGGTGGATCTGGCGCAACTGGAGTGTCATAACAGCGGCCCGAAGCCGGGTGCCGCCGCGCGTCTGGAAGCCTTCGCGGACACCAACACCCGGCTGGTGCAGGCCACCCGCGCGGTGATTTACGCCCGCGGCCAGCAGCTTCAGCAGGAAATCGCCTCGCGCGGGCGACTGTTCGGCTGGCAGGCGCTGGCGCTGTTTCTGGCAAGCCTTGCGCTGGTGCTGCTCTTCACGCGGATGATTATCGGCCCGGTAAAAGGCATCGAGCGGATGATCAACCGGCTGGGCGAAGGGAAATCGCTCGGCACTGCCATGATGTTTAAAGGCCCGCGCGAACTGCGATCGGTAGGCCAGCGAATCATCTGGCTCAGCGAGCGTCTCGCCTGGCTTGAATCCCAACGTCATCAATTCTTGCGCCATATCTCCCATGAATTAAAAACGCCGCTCGCCAGTATGCGTGAGGGCACCGAACTGCTCGCCGATCAGGTCGTCGGGCCGCTGACTGCGGAGCAGCGCGAGGTGGTGGAAATTCTCGATACCAGCAGCCGCAACCTGCAAACGCTGATAGAGCAACTGCTTGATTACAACCGTAAACTGGCGGGCGGCGCGGTAGAGCTTGAGAAAGTAGAGCTGGCGCCGCTGGTGGATATTGTCATCGCCTCACACAGTCTGCCAGCGCGGGCTAAAATGATGCATACCGAGGTGTCGCTTGCCGATGCGCCTTGCCTCGCGGAGCCGATGCTGCTGATGAGCGTGCTGGATAATCTCTACTCCAATGCGGTGCACTACGGACGCGAATCCGGTACCATTTATCTGCGAAGCCGCCGCCTTGCCAGTACGTTATGTATTGAGGTGGCGAATACCGGCACGCCCATTCCTGAGGCGGAACGGCAAATGATTTTCGAGCCCTTTTATCAGGGAAGCCATCAACGTAAAGGGGCGGTGAAAGGCAGCGGCCTGGGCCTGAGCATTGCACAGGACTGCATCCGGCGTATGCACGGCGAACTGCGTCTGGTTGAAGATGACACCGCCGACGTCTGTTTTCGTATCGAATTACCGCTCTTTGACCCGGAACGATTAAAAAAATGA
- the qseG gene encoding two-component system QseEF-associated lipoprotein QseG encodes MNSRLVSAWRSLRSRGTRFFSLRSRACSVLLPCLLAGCVQSPVSSHIKQTHDPKLPEQQLADFLFTDCSGIWQLSGTSVENNPLFWLRGMDCAERLSPAEARAQARRFPDDTWQHAFRRGILLANARITPAERRSYLTTLSTTSGAIPAHVRPLYEAWRDGQAAQLALSEERGRYSKLQESTDSELDALREQQRHLRTELELTTRKLENLTDIERQLSTRKSAGGYIQDNSHSPDAEKEGAAPADKDTAPTQEETKP; translated from the coding sequence ATGAATTCACGTCTGGTAAGCGCATGGCGCAGCCTGCGCTCGCGCGGCACACGGTTTTTCTCTCTTCGCTCGCGGGCCTGTTCCGTGCTGTTGCCATGCCTTCTGGCCGGTTGCGTGCAAAGCCCGGTTTCCAGCCATATCAAACAAACGCATGACCCAAAGCTGCCCGAACAGCAACTGGCGGATTTTCTCTTTACCGACTGTTCAGGCATCTGGCAGCTCTCCGGCACCAGTGTCGAAAATAACCCGCTGTTCTGGCTGCGCGGCATGGACTGCGCGGAACGCCTTTCGCCCGCCGAGGCGCGCGCGCAGGCGCGTCGTTTCCCGGACGACACCTGGCAGCATGCCTTCCGGCGTGGCATTTTGCTGGCTAACGCCCGCATTACGCCTGCTGAACGCCGCAGCTATCTTACCACGCTCAGCACTACCTCCGGCGCGATCCCGGCGCACGTGCGCCCGCTGTATGAGGCCTGGCGTGACGGGCAGGCGGCGCAGCTTGCACTCTCAGAAGAGCGTGGCCGCTACAGCAAGCTTCAGGAAAGCACTGACAGCGAACTCGATGCCCTGCGCGAGCAGCAGCGGCACCTGCGCACTGAGCTTGAACTCACCACCCGCAAGCTGGAAAACCTGACCGATATTGAACGCCAGCTCTCCACGCGTAAAAGCGCGGGCGGCTATATTCAGGACAACAGCCACAGCCCGGATGCCGAGAAAGAGGGCGCCGCGCCGGCTGATAAGGACACCGCACCCACGCAGGAGGAGACCAAACCATGA